GCTGGCTTCCGGCATCACCATCCTGCAGGTGGCGGCCAATCCTTACGTGACGGTGCTGGGCGACGCGCGCAACGCGTCGAGCCGGCTGACCCTGACCCAGGCCTTCAACTCGCTGGGCACCACGGTGGCGCCGGCCCTGGGCGGCATCCTGATCCTGTCCGGACACGCGCTGGACCGCGCGGCCCAGGCGGCCAGCGTGCAGGGACCTTACCTGGTGCTGGCCGCCGCGCTGCTGGTGCTGGCCCTGCTGTTCGCCTTTGCGCGCCTGCCGAAAATCGAACACGCGGACGAGGGCGCGGTGCAGGCCGCGGGCGTCGAGAGCGCCGCCGGCATCGACGGCGTCCCCAGGGGCTCGCTGCTGGCCCATCGGCACCTGGTGCTGGGAGCCATCGGCATCTTCCTGTATGTCGGCGCCGAGGTGAGCATCGGCAGCTTCCTGATCAACTTCTTCGGCGAGCCGGACATCGCCGGCCTGGCGCCCGCCGACGCCGCCCACTACGTCAGTTACTATTGGGGCGGCGCCATGATCGGGCGCTTCATCGGCTTTGCGGTCATGCGTTTCATCAGCCCGGGCAAGGCGCTGGCCTTCAATGCGGCCATGTCGATCGCGCTGGTCATGGTGGCCATCTTCGGCCATGGCCACGCCGCCATGTGGGCGCTGATCGCGGTCGGCCTGTTCAACTCGATCATGTTCCCGACGATCTTCAGCATGGCCCTGTACCGGCTCGGCAAACTCACCGGCCAGGCCTCGGGCGTCCTGTGCATGGCCATCGTCGGCGGCGCCCTGGTGCCCTTCGTGCAGGGCATGCTGGCCGATACCCTCGGCCTGCACTGGTCCTTCCTGATGCCGGCGGCCTGCTATGCCTTCATCCTGTATTTCGGCCTGAAGTTCGCGGGACTGTACGGCGCGGGCCCACAGCAATGAGGACAGCGCGGCGGCTGCCGGCTGCCCTGGCCTGCGCCGGGCTGCTGGCGCTGGCGGCGACGCCGGCCGCCGCCGCCCTGCGCACGGTCGGCGCCGTGGTGCAGGCCGTGCCGACCGGTGACGGCCTGGACCTGCGCCTGTCCAGCGGCGCGCGCGTGCACGTCGGCTTCGTCACGCCCGACGTGGTGCGGGTGCGCATGAACCCCGGCGGCCGCTTCGGACCGGATGTCTCCTATGCCATCGAAGGCGCGCCGCCGCGCGCCAGGGTAAGGCTGGCGACCAGGGGAGGGGTGCGGGAACTGCGTTCCGCGAGCGGCACGCGGGTGGTGATCCGCAGCGCGCCCGAGCTGGCGATCTCGGTGTACGACCCCGGTGGCCGCCTGGTCGTCGCTGGCGATCCGGCGCGGCCGATGGCCTTCGACCCGCAGGACGGCGCCATCGAAACGGCGATGCGCCGCGACGACTACGAGCTGTATTACGGCTTCGGCGAAAAGACCCTGCCGCTGTCGCGCCACCAGCAGAACATGGTGATGTGGAACGCGGACGTGGCCCCGTATCCGGCCGGCCACGATCCTTCCTACCAGGCGATTCCCTTCTTCATCGCCCTGCACGAAGGCAGGAGCTACGGCCTGTTCTTCAACAATACCTGGCGCAGCTGGTTCGACATGGGCAAGCGCGACCCGCATCGCTACAGCTTCGGCGCCAGCGGCGGCGAGCTGGATTACTACGTCTTCACCGGCGGCCCCGAACGCACGCCGGCCGGCGTGCTGCGCGACTACACGGCGCTGGCCGGACGCGGCGCCCTGCCGCCGCTGTGGGCGCTGGGCTACCAGCAGTCGCGCTGGTCCTACATGAGCCAGGAAAAGCTGCTGGACATCGCGGGCAGCTTCCGCCGGCGCCGCATCCCGGCCGATGTGCTCTACCTCGACATCGACCACATGGACGGCTTCCGCGTGTTCACCTGGAATCCGAAGACCTTTCCCGATCCGCAAGCGATGCTGGACCGCCTGCACGAGGAGGGCTTCCACGCGGTGACCATCGTCGACCCGGGCATCAAGTTCGACCAGGACTACCCGATCTACCGCAGCGGCCGCGAGCAGGGCGCCTACGTGCGCAATGCCGACGGCAGCGAGCTGCACGCCAAGGTCTGGCCCGGCGTCTGCGCCTTCCCGGATTTCACCGCGCCGGCGGCGCGCGCCTGGTTCGGCGGCCTGTACAAGAATGCGCTCGACCTCGGCGTCGACGGCTTCTGGAACGACATGAACGAGCCCGGCGTGTTCCCGGCCGACGGCTTCGACCGGCCCGAGATCAGCCTGGGACCGCAGCGCAGCTTCCCGCTCGACGTGCGCCACGCCGGCGACGGCCATCCCGGCAGCCATGCGCAGTACCACAACGTCTACGGCATGCAGATGGCGCGCGCCAGCTTCGAAGGGCTGCGCAGGCTGCGGCCGGAAAAGCGCCCGCTGGTGCTGACGCGCGCCGGTTTCGCCGGCGTGCAGCGCTACGCCGCGGTCTGGACCGGCGACAATTCGCCGAGCTGGAGCCACCTGGCGCTGAGCATCCCGATGCTGAGCAATCTGTCGGTATCGGGCGTGCCTTTCGTGGGCGCCGACGTCGGCGGCTTCATGGGCAGCCCGAGCGCGGAGCTGTACGCGCGCTGGCTGCAGGCGGCGGCGCTGACCCCGTATTTCCGCACCCATTCCAACGACGTCTCCGCCGCGCGCGAGCCCTGGGCCTTCGGCGCCGACTACGAGCGCATCAACCGCGCCACCATCGAGCTGCGCTACCGCCTGCTTCCCTACCTGTACACGCTGTTCGCGGACAGCGAGCAGTCGGGGCTGCCGCCGATGCGTCCCCTGTGGTTCGCCTATCCCGGCGACACCCGCGCCAGCCTGGTCGACGACCAGTTCCTGCTGGGCGGCGACCTGCTGGCGGCGCCGGTCCTGCACGAGGCCCAGCGCAGCCGGGAAGTCTATTTTCCGAAGGGCGATGCCTGGATCGACTGGTGGGATGGCAGCCGCCACGAAGGCGGCAGCTCGGCCATGGTCGCCGCGCCGCTGGAGCGCCTGCCGCTGTTCATCCGCGCCGGCGCCGGCGTGCCGGCGGCGCCGGTGGTGCAGCACACGGGCGAGCTGAAGGACGCGCCGCTGACGCTGGTCGTGGCGCTGGGCGGGCAGGGCGCAAGCCACGTCTTCCAGGATGCCGGCGACGGCTATGGCTACCGCGAGGGCGCTTTCCGCAGGATCGAGGTGCGCGCGGACGGACAGGGGCTGCGGCTGGAGATCCCGCCGAACCACGGCTATCAGCGCGTGGGCGCGGTCGAGTTCATCGGCCTGGCGCTGGCGCCCGCTGGCGTGCGCATCGACGGCAAGCCCGCGCAAGAGGTCCGCTTCGACGCCGCAACCCGCCGTCTGCGCATCGCCTTGCCGGATGAAAACGTAAAAGAGCTTGTCTTGAGTCGATAGGCCTTGGCGCGGGGCTGGAACCAAAGGCCATGCCAGAGGTCTGAAATCTATCGGCTCGGATGTGGGAGGGGCAAGCATGAGTGCGGGGGCGCTCGACGACACCATTCCGGCGGAACTGGAGCAAACCTGTGCGCAGGAGCCGATCCATCTGCTGGGCACCGTGCAGGCCTACGGTTTCCTGCTGGCCGTCGACCTGGCGAGCGGGCGTATCGTGCAGGTGTCCGAGGGCATCCTGCGCCATTGGCCGGGGCTCGAGAACGTCGCCGCGCTGCTCTCCCGGCCGCTGTCCGAATGGGCCGCTGCCGTGGAAGATCCCGCGATCCCGCTCGATCTCGAATCCTTGCCCACCATGCACACGGTGTCCTTGCCCTGGCGCCCCCGCTTCGAACAGACCTGTCCCTTGCCGGCCCCGCCCTTGGCCGTGCAATGGGAATGCCTCGGCCACCGCAGCGGCGCAGTCGCCGTGATCGAATGGCTGCCGGTGAACACCAATACCGACGAGTTCCGGCGCCAGCACCAGATCCTTGCCGCGTTCGGGGAAGTGATTGCCCGCCTGCGCCGCGTGGAGGGACTCGGGCCCTTCCTTGACGAATGCGTGAAGGTGATCCAGGAAGTCACCCAGTTCGACCGGGTGATGATCTACCGTTTCATGGCCGACGGCTGCGGCGACGTCGTGGCCGAGCACACCGCCAGGGCTTACCAGCAAAAATACCTGGGACTGCGCTTTCCCGCTTCCGATGTTCCCAGCCAGGCGCGCCGGCTCTACCTGATCAACCGGCTGCGCGTGCTGGCGGATGTGGAGGCGTCGATGGATGCGCTGGTCCCGTCGGCGCTGCCGGATGGAAGCGCGCTCGATCAAAGCCACTGCATGCTGCGCGGCCTGTCCGAAGTCCACCTGGCCTATATGCGGAACATGGGCGTGCGCGCCACGCTGACCCTGTCGATCGTGTGCAATGGCAGGCTGTGGGGGCTGGTCGCCTGCCACCACCACCGTCCCAGGACGCCGCCGGACCAGCTCAGCGACGGTATCCGCCAGCTGTCCGAGCTGCTGGCGGAAATCGCCAGCATGCGCATCGAGGCCCTGTCCAACCTGGAAGCGATGCGCCATCGCCTGGCGCTGGACCGCTTGCTGAACCAGTTCCACCAGGCCCTGATCCAGGATGGCGATATCCCGAACCTGCTGGAACTGTGGCTGCCCAGGCTGCTGCCCGCTTTCAATGCCAGCACGCTCGGCGTGCAGATCGGTACGCTCGCCTGGGTCGGCGGACCGGCAAGGCGGCAGGGGGCCGCGCACCAGGTCCTCGACGAGGTCGCGGCCCGGCTCGACATACGCAACCCCAGCCCGTATGTCCGCATGTGGGACGACCTGTTGGCGTCCAGGAAAAACGCGCTGACGTTCCTGCCGGAAGCGGCGGGCCTGTTGCTGGCGCAGCGGCATGATGGCGACATCATTTTCTGCTTCATGACCCGGCCGGAAGTGGTGCAGCAGGTGCACTGGGGCGGCGAGCCCGTGAAGGACCTGGTCGCGCTTCCCGATGGACGCATCCGCCTGGAGCCGCGGCGATCCTTCGAAGTATGGAAGCAGGCGGTGCGCGGCCATGCGGATCCCTGGCACCAGGCCGAGGCGGATGCGCTGCAAAGCCTGCTGCAGATCCTGAGCGAAGTGAACAAGCTGCGGGTCAACCGGAAAATGCAGGAAACCCTGCACTGGCGGGCCCACCACGACCATCTGACCGGGCTGTACAACCGCCGGGCCATGGAGGACGAGGTCTCCAGGCGCCTGGAAGACAGCCAGTACGACACCGCGCTGATGCTGCTGGACCTGGACCATTTCAAGAAGATCAACGACACCTACGGCCACGAAACCGGCGACCAGGTGCTCCAGCAATTGAGCCTGAGGCTGAAGGCGGTGATGCGGGAGGGCGACCTGCTGGCGCGCCTCGGCGGCGACGAATTCATGCTGCTGCTGCAGATCCCGCACCCGAACGCCGCTACCGCCCTGACCTTTGCCGAGCGCCTGCACCAGGCGGTTGCCGCCCCGTTCGACATCAAGGGCCAGCAATTCCGTCTCGGGATTTCGGTCGGCATTGCGATACCGCCCGCCCACGGCCGCACGGTCAGCGAACTGCTGCGCCACGCCGACCTCGCGCTGTACCAGGCCAAATCGCTGGGCCGCTGCCGCAGCGTGGTGTTCGAACTGGCGATGGCGGCGAACCAGCGCGACTACTACCTGCTCGAACGCGACCTGGACGAAGCGGTCGAGCGCAACCAGTTGTCGCTGGTGTTCCAGCCCAAGGTGGATCTCATCAGCAGCAAGGTGGTGGGCCTGGAAGCGCTGGTGCGCTGGAACCATCCGACCCGGGGCCAGAACAGTCCTTGTTCCTTCATCCCGATCGCCGAGAACAGCGACCAGATCATCCGGATCGACCGCTGGGTCATGCGCCACGCCATCGCCGAGCAGGCCCGCCTGCGCGCGCACGGCCTGATGGCGCTGCCGATCGCGATCAACCTGTCGATTGCGGACATCCTGTCGCCGAACCTGGTGGCCTACCTGACCGAGCTGCTGGAGGAATACCAGGTGCCGCCGGACGCCCTGGAAATCGAGGTGACCGAATCGAGCTTCATGCGCCAGCTCGACGAGACCCAGAGCGTGCTGCGGGCCCTGAACGAGAGCGGCATTTCCACCGCCCTGGACGATTTCGGCACCGGCTTTTCCTCGCTGAGCTACCTGCGCCAGCTGCCGCTGCAATGCCTGAAGATCGACCAGTCCTTCACGCGCAGCATGCTGGTGGACCCGAATGCGGAGAAGCTGACCCAGGCCATCGTCGCCATGGGCAACGCCCTGCAGATGACCATCGTGGCCGAAGGCGTGGAAACCAGGGAGCAGATGAACTGGCTGCTCGCCCATGGCTGCCACATCGGCCAGGGCTATTTCTTCAGCCCGCCGGTACCGTCCGAGGACGTGCACCGGGTGATCGAACGCATCGAGGTGCGCTTGACGAGCTGATCGATCCGTTTGAAGACTGAAAGCTAAATGAAGGGGAGCCGCGGTTAGAGTTGCGTCATTCATCAGAATCATAGGT
This window of the Massilia sp. WG5 genome carries:
- a CDS encoding EAL domain-containing protein; the encoded protein is MSAGALDDTIPAELEQTCAQEPIHLLGTVQAYGFLLAVDLASGRIVQVSEGILRHWPGLENVAALLSRPLSEWAAAVEDPAIPLDLESLPTMHTVSLPWRPRFEQTCPLPAPPLAVQWECLGHRSGAVAVIEWLPVNTNTDEFRRQHQILAAFGEVIARLRRVEGLGPFLDECVKVIQEVTQFDRVMIYRFMADGCGDVVAEHTARAYQQKYLGLRFPASDVPSQARRLYLINRLRVLADVEASMDALVPSALPDGSALDQSHCMLRGLSEVHLAYMRNMGVRATLTLSIVCNGRLWGLVACHHHRPRTPPDQLSDGIRQLSELLAEIASMRIEALSNLEAMRHRLALDRLLNQFHQALIQDGDIPNLLELWLPRLLPAFNASTLGVQIGTLAWVGGPARRQGAAHQVLDEVAARLDIRNPSPYVRMWDDLLASRKNALTFLPEAAGLLLAQRHDGDIIFCFMTRPEVVQQVHWGGEPVKDLVALPDGRIRLEPRRSFEVWKQAVRGHADPWHQAEADALQSLLQILSEVNKLRVNRKMQETLHWRAHHDHLTGLYNRRAMEDEVSRRLEDSQYDTALMLLDLDHFKKINDTYGHETGDQVLQQLSLRLKAVMREGDLLARLGGDEFMLLLQIPHPNAATALTFAERLHQAVAAPFDIKGQQFRLGISVGIAIPPAHGRTVSELLRHADLALYQAKSLGRCRSVVFELAMAANQRDYYLLERDLDEAVERNQLSLVFQPKVDLISSKVVGLEALVRWNHPTRGQNSPCSFIPIAENSDQIIRIDRWVMRHAIAEQARLRAHGLMALPIAINLSIADILSPNLVAYLTELLEEYQVPPDALEIEVTESSFMRQLDETQSVLRALNESGISTALDDFGTGFSSLSYLRQLPLQCLKIDQSFTRSMLVDPNAEKLTQAIVAMGNALQMTIVAEGVETREQMNWLLAHGCHIGQGYFFSPPVPSEDVHRVIERIEVRLTS
- a CDS encoding TIM-barrel domain-containing protein gives rise to the protein MRTARRLPAALACAGLLALAATPAAAALRTVGAVVQAVPTGDGLDLRLSSGARVHVGFVTPDVVRVRMNPGGRFGPDVSYAIEGAPPRARVRLATRGGVRELRSASGTRVVIRSAPELAISVYDPGGRLVVAGDPARPMAFDPQDGAIETAMRRDDYELYYGFGEKTLPLSRHQQNMVMWNADVAPYPAGHDPSYQAIPFFIALHEGRSYGLFFNNTWRSWFDMGKRDPHRYSFGASGGELDYYVFTGGPERTPAGVLRDYTALAGRGALPPLWALGYQQSRWSYMSQEKLLDIAGSFRRRRIPADVLYLDIDHMDGFRVFTWNPKTFPDPQAMLDRLHEEGFHAVTIVDPGIKFDQDYPIYRSGREQGAYVRNADGSELHAKVWPGVCAFPDFTAPAARAWFGGLYKNALDLGVDGFWNDMNEPGVFPADGFDRPEISLGPQRSFPLDVRHAGDGHPGSHAQYHNVYGMQMARASFEGLRRLRPEKRPLVLTRAGFAGVQRYAAVWTGDNSPSWSHLALSIPMLSNLSVSGVPFVGADVGGFMGSPSAELYARWLQAAALTPYFRTHSNDVSAAREPWAFGADYERINRATIELRYRLLPYLYTLFADSEQSGLPPMRPLWFAYPGDTRASLVDDQFLLGGDLLAAPVLHEAQRSREVYFPKGDAWIDWWDGSRHEGGSSAMVAAPLERLPLFIRAGAGVPAAPVVQHTGELKDAPLTLVVALGGQGASHVFQDAGDGYGYREGAFRRIEVRADGQGLRLEIPPNHGYQRVGAVEFIGLALAPAGVRIDGKPAQEVRFDAATRRLRIALPDENVKELVLSR
- a CDS encoding sugar MFS transporter, with product MEHISQPSLRPQSQPATGNTGPLVIVTTLFFMWGLLTALNDVLIPHLKALYTLSYVQAMLVQFCFFGAYFAVSLPAGMLIRKIGYQNGAVAGLVVAAGGCTLFYPASNSGYGLFLLGFFVLASGITILQVAANPYVTVLGDARNASSRLTLTQAFNSLGTTVAPALGGILILSGHALDRAAQAASVQGPYLVLAAALLVLALLFAFARLPKIEHADEGAVQAAGVESAAGIDGVPRGSLLAHRHLVLGAIGIFLYVGAEVSIGSFLINFFGEPDIAGLAPADAAHYVSYYWGGAMIGRFIGFAVMRFISPGKALAFNAAMSIALVMVAIFGHGHAAMWALIAVGLFNSIMFPTIFSMALYRLGKLTGQASGVLCMAIVGGALVPFVQGMLADTLGLHWSFLMPAACYAFILYFGLKFAGLYGAGPQQ